The following are encoded in a window of Candidatus Margulisiibacteriota bacterium genomic DNA:
- the thiC gene encoding phosphomethylpyrimidine synthase ThiC, translating to MATQRQAALKGVVTPQMKAVAKDESCSPAEILKGLAQGTLSIPYNPRHKNCRPTGIGQGLRTKVNANIGTSADYPHLKTELKKLKAALAAKTDAIMDLSTGGNINATRKAIMAACPVPVGTVPIYQAVVEKKMTVDGMFSVVEAQAKEGVDFMTVHCGVTRASVAELKKHPRLMEVVSRGGALLMKWIIDNDQENPFYEHYDRLLEIAAQYDVTLSLGDGMRPGSVVDAGDAAQIKELKILGQLTKLAWRAGVQVIIEGPGHVPYNQIVAQMKMQKKYCSGAPFYVLGPLPTDVAPGYDHITAAIGGTLAAVSGAHFLCYVTPTEHLGLPEPADVKEGVIASRIAAHCADIANGIPGAIEWDRAMSKARKSLNWGKQIQLAIDPVKAKKIHEKRARKMEHGARNTGQDTCSMCGEFCAMKISSEALGGSKAWFQR from the coding sequence ATGGCTACCCAACGCCAGGCCGCGCTGAAGGGGGTGGTCACGCCGCAGATGAAAGCGGTCGCTAAAGATGAAAGCTGTTCCCCCGCGGAGATCCTCAAAGGTTTAGCCCAAGGGACACTCTCTATTCCCTATAATCCACGGCACAAAAATTGCCGCCCGACCGGGATCGGCCAAGGTTTGCGGACCAAGGTTAACGCCAATATCGGGACCTCCGCCGATTATCCTCATTTAAAGACAGAGCTCAAAAAGCTCAAAGCGGCCCTGGCGGCCAAGACCGACGCGATCATGGACCTGTCGACCGGCGGGAATATCAACGCGACGAGAAAGGCGATCATGGCGGCTTGTCCGGTCCCGGTCGGCACGGTGCCGATCTACCAGGCGGTGGTCGAAAAGAAAATGACCGTCGATGGGATGTTCTCGGTCGTGGAGGCCCAGGCCAAAGAAGGGGTCGATTTTATGACGGTCCATTGTGGGGTGACCCGGGCTTCGGTTGCCGAGTTGAAGAAACATCCTCGTTTGATGGAAGTTGTTTCCCGGGGCGGGGCGTTGCTGATGAAGTGGATAATTGACAATGACCAGGAAAACCCGTTTTATGAACACTATGACCGCCTGCTCGAGATCGCCGCGCAGTACGATGTCACTCTTTCTCTGGGTGACGGGATGCGTCCGGGTTCGGTCGTTGACGCCGGTGATGCCGCCCAGATCAAAGAGCTCAAGATCCTCGGCCAACTGACTAAACTGGCCTGGCGGGCCGGAGTGCAGGTGATCATCGAAGGGCCGGGACATGTTCCTTATAACCAGATCGTCGCCCAGATGAAAATGCAAAAGAAATATTGCTCTGGCGCGCCCTTCTACGTTCTCGGTCCTCTGCCGACCGATGTCGCCCCCGGTTATGACCATATTACCGCCGCGATTGGCGGGACGTTGGCGGCGGTCTCCGGCGCTCATTTCCTTTGTTACGTTACTCCGACCGAACATCTCGGTTTACCGGAACCGGCCGATGTCAAAGAAGGGGTGATCGCTTCCCGGATCGCCGCTCACTGCGCCGATATAGCCAATGGGATACCCGGAGCGATCGAGTGGGATAGGGCGATGTCCAAGGCGCGGAAAAGTTTGAATTGGGGAAAACAGATCCAGTTAGCGATCGATCCGGTGAAAGCCAAGAAGATCCATGAGAAAAGAGCACGGAAAATGGAACACGGAGCACGGAACACAGGGCAGGACACGTGCTCCATGTGCGGTGAGTTCTGCGCGATGAAGATTTCCTCGGAAGCCTTAGGGGGAAGTAAAGCCTGGTTTCAGCGATAA
- a CDS encoding protein phosphatase 2C domain-containing protein, translating into MPEEIREEASRLWWLTYDESFRPGKNTLCISGGNEGELYGHRIGIDNSAGLCYAAGRPNNNQDALLFSAIEDEELTVVADGLGGHLSGEKAAKIAVEMIGRVFQDPGMFPLPDFPLSKALEIANDALCFDDDFVLQRLDKEFKTNRSSEVKEFPGATAVAALWKPPILSVASVGDARGYLFRSNGIFYILTPDDGGLLAALSYVVGCAEGKEVSKEDFQIKFGEANGLVIYNALEKEEFVEKGTVKNSLCRGMELIFSRELQMGYGSQAVKEGDIFWQVMKSGVPPKFPMPGKRAESYYRFSELFLFKNAVSNHLGILPFKKPFTCSFKPVKGDILVLSSDGLNYLPLEKFKSVVAGLRDESPEDIAGGLYDATPKKDNITIAVSKF; encoded by the coding sequence TTGCCGGAAGAAATCAGAGAAGAGGCCAGCCGGCTGTGGTGGCTGACTTATGACGAGTCCTTTCGTCCTGGGAAAAACACTTTATGTATTTCAGGCGGCAATGAAGGCGAACTTTACGGCCATAGGATCGGGATCGATAATTCTGCCGGATTATGCTACGCGGCCGGCAGACCTAATAATAACCAGGATGCGCTGCTTTTTTCCGCTATAGAGGATGAAGAGCTGACTGTTGTTGCGGATGGGTTAGGCGGCCATTTGAGTGGAGAAAAAGCCGCGAAAATCGCAGTTGAAATGATCGGCAGGGTTTTTCAAGATCCGGGGATGTTTCCTTTGCCGGACTTTCCGCTTTCTAAAGCGCTTGAAATTGCAAACGACGCCTTATGTTTCGATGATGACTTTGTTCTGCAGAGGTTGGATAAGGAATTTAAAACAAACAGATCTTCTGAAGTGAAAGAGTTTCCTGGAGCAACAGCAGTGGCGGCGTTATGGAAGCCTCCGATCTTATCTGTCGCCAGCGTTGGGGATGCGCGCGGCTATCTTTTTAGAAGCAACGGTATATTTTATATCCTGACTCCTGACGACGGCGGATTGCTGGCGGCTTTGAGTTACGTTGTCGGATGTGCAGAAGGAAAAGAGGTTTCAAAAGAAGATTTCCAAATAAAGTTTGGTGAAGCGAACGGATTAGTCATTTATAATGCTCTTGAAAAAGAGGAGTTTGTTGAGAAGGGGACAGTAAAAAATTCGTTATGCAGAGGCATGGAGCTGATTTTTTCCCGCGAATTGCAAATGGGATACGGCAGCCAGGCCGTTAAGGAGGGGGATATTTTCTGGCAGGTGATGAAAAGTGGCGTTCCGCCGAAATTCCCCATGCCCGGAAAACGTGCGGAAAGTTATTATCGATTTTCCGAGTTGTTTTTATTTAAAAACGCCGTTTCAAATCATCTTGGAATCTTGCCTTTTAAAAAACCTTTTACTTGTTCTTTTAAGCCGGTAAAGGGCGATATCTTGGTGCTGTCCAGCGACGGTTTAAATTATCTCCCCCTTGAAAAATTCAAAAGTGTTGTTGCTGGACTAAGAGATGAGTCCCCGGAAGATATTGCCGGAGGGCTTTATGATGCCACTCCAAAGAAAGATAATATTACGATCGCAGTTTCAAAGTTTTGA
- a CDS encoding serine/threonine-protein kinase yields the protein MPKKTAQPGIAPVIRPLVQSRPDFPINILPLSASSSKVIIRIGDKIHILDNMIGRGGMADVYKFPYKGRALAAKYTKTYPLSLLEEGAVGRRLSSLSGFPQIYGLELSDDGRAAIMLMDFIPGKKANHLLHRDFRGHIPEEIVIRALRDVARQLGQVHAQGIIHRDIKPENILINLDPKTNRYLGSSLFDYGLATTLEIQIKKLTNPIAGTPAYFSPEQAGLKEGEAIDHRSDIYSLGITAFELLTGVNPQDPNFSPNPIEIMKGVANGTMIPDLAKLPEKLRPIIGKMIDRDPARRYQNCWELNLDLTDALVDSGFDPS from the coding sequence GTGCCAAAGAAAACCGCGCAACCTGGTATAGCACCGGTCATCAGGCCGCTGGTCCAGAGTCGGCCCGATTTCCCGATCAATATTTTGCCGCTCTCCGCCAGCTCATCCAAGGTGATCATCAGGATTGGCGACAAGATTCATATTCTTGATAATATGATCGGCCGGGGCGGTATGGCCGATGTTTACAAGTTCCCCTATAAGGGGAGAGCGTTAGCCGCCAAATATACTAAGACGTATCCGCTCTCTCTTTTGGAAGAAGGCGCGGTCGGACGAAGACTTAGTTCGCTATCGGGTTTCCCGCAGATTTATGGCTTAGAGCTTAGTGATGACGGCCGGGCGGCAATAATGTTGATGGATTTTATTCCGGGTAAAAAAGCCAATCATTTATTGCACCGGGATTTTAGGGGACATATCCCGGAAGAGATTGTGATCAGGGCTTTGCGCGATGTTGCCCGGCAATTAGGGCAGGTGCACGCCCAAGGAATAATCCATCGCGATATAAAACCGGAAAATATCCTGATCAATCTCGATCCGAAGACTAACCGTTATCTTGGCTCGTCTTTATTTGACTACGGCCTGGCGACAACCCTGGAGATCCAAATAAAAAAACTGACCAATCCGATTGCCGGGACGCCGGCTTATTTTTCCCCTGAACAAGCGGGATTGAAAGAGGGCGAGGCGATCGATCATCGCTCGGATATCTATTCTTTGGGTATCACGGCTTTTGAGCTGCTGACCGGCGTCAATCCGCAAGACCCGAATTTTAGTCCAAATCCAATAGAGATAATGAAGGGCGTTGCCAACGGCACGATGATTCCCGATCTGGCCAAACTGCCGGAAAAACTACGACCGATCATCGGTAAGATGATAGACCGCGATCCCGCCCGCCGTTATCAGAATTGCTGGGAACTAAATCTTGATTTGACCGATGCCCTGGTCGATTCAGGCTTCGACCCGAGCTAA
- a CDS encoding TIGR00725 family protein → MNNKKIFISVVGESHASPEIAKLAEEVGAEIARAGAVLVCGGLKGVMESAAKGAKSAGGTTIGILPGSRREDANPYIDYPIITGIGYARNKLVIKTGHVVIAVGGFYGTLSEIAFALGYKIPVVGLNTWQFIHHNGQMDKEVRRANTAAEAVVLAMKLAREARPPEEPVEFRK, encoded by the coding sequence ATGAACAACAAGAAGATCTTTATCTCGGTTGTGGGCGAAAGCCACGCGTCCCCGGAGATCGCCAAACTGGCCGAAGAGGTGGGGGCCGAAATTGCCAGGGCCGGCGCGGTGCTCGTTTGCGGCGGATTAAAAGGTGTTATGGAGTCGGCCGCCAAAGGGGCCAAGTCGGCTGGCGGCACGACTATCGGTATTTTACCCGGCAGCCGCCGGGAAGACGCCAATCCTTACATAGATTACCCGATCATCACTGGGATCGGTTATGCGAGGAATAAACTGGTCATTAAAACGGGCCACGTGGTGATAGCTGTCGGAGGCTTTTACGGGACACTTTCAGAGATCGCTTTTGCCCTTGGTTACAAGATACCGGTCGTTGGGCTCAACACCTGGCAGTTCATCCACCATAACGGCCAAATGGACAAAGAGGTCCGGCGGGCGAACACTGCTGCCGAAGCCGTGGTCCTAGCGATGAAATTGGCCCGAGAGGCGAGACCTCCGGAAGAACCGGTCGAATTCAGGAAATAA
- the leuC gene encoding 3-isopropylmalate dehydratase large subunit, whose protein sequence is MSQTISQKILAKHAGKKTVQPGELINCKVDLVLGNDITAPTAIKEFEKIGVSKVFDKKKIYLVPDHFTPAKDIKSAEQVKMMRKFAHKYGIVNFFEIGCMGIEHALLPEMGAIRPGDLIIGADSHTCTYGALGAFSTGVGSTDMAAAMATGEVWFKVPEQLKFIYRGKLNKWVEAKDLILYTIGQIGVDGARYMSMEFTGPVIKALSVEGRLTMANMAIEAGGKNGIFEVDGKTIEYLKSHGGLKISATSKKVAATFRSPYKSDPDAEYKQVYEWDISKIEPQVSFPHLPSNTKPVSKCGHVKIDQSVIGSCTNGRIEDMRVAAKVLKGKKVHPNVRLIILPATQKIELQMIKEGLTELFIKAGAAVSTPTCGPCLGGHMGILAEGERSIATTNRNFVGRMGHPKSEVYLSNVAVAAASAVLGFIGSPENL, encoded by the coding sequence ATGAGCCAGACGATCTCTCAAAAAATCCTCGCCAAGCACGCCGGCAAGAAAACCGTTCAACCCGGCGAATTGATCAATTGCAAAGTCGACCTGGTCCTCGGCAACGACATTACCGCCCCGACGGCGATCAAGGAATTCGAAAAGATCGGCGTCAGCAAAGTATTCGACAAAAAAAAGATCTATCTGGTCCCGGACCATTTCACTCCGGCGAAAGATATCAAATCAGCCGAGCAGGTCAAGATGATGCGCAAGTTCGCCCACAAATACGGCATCGTCAATTTCTTTGAGATCGGCTGTATGGGGATCGAGCATGCCCTTCTCCCCGAAATGGGCGCGATCAGACCCGGCGACCTGATCATCGGCGCCGATTCCCACACCTGCACTTATGGCGCGTTAGGAGCCTTCTCGACCGGCGTCGGCTCAACCGATATGGCGGCCGCCATGGCTACCGGCGAGGTCTGGTTCAAAGTGCCGGAGCAATTAAAGTTTATCTATCGCGGCAAATTGAACAAGTGGGTCGAAGCCAAAGACCTGATCCTCTACACTATCGGCCAGATCGGGGTCGACGGCGCGCGCTATATGTCGATGGAGTTCACCGGCCCGGTCATTAAAGCTCTCTCGGTTGAGGGCCGCCTGACTATGGCTAACATGGCGATCGAAGCCGGCGGGAAAAATGGTATATTTGAGGTTGATGGAAAAACAATAGAATATCTAAAAAGTCATGGAGGTCTAAAGATCTCCGCTACATCAAAAAAAGTAGCGGCGACCTTTAGGTCGCCATACAAATCCGACCCGGACGCTGAATACAAACAAGTTTATGAGTGGGACATTTCCAAGATCGAACCGCAAGTCTCCTTCCCTCATCTACCGTCAAACACCAAGCCAGTCAGCAAATGCGGCCACGTTAAGATCGACCAGTCAGTCATCGGCTCCTGCACCAACGGCCGGATCGAAGATATGCGGGTCGCGGCTAAAGTCCTCAAAGGGAAAAAAGTCCACCCCAATGTCCGCCTGATCATCCTCCCAGCCACGCAAAAGATCGAGCTCCAGATGATCAAGGAAGGCTTGACGGAACTATTCATCAAAGCCGGCGCCGCGGTCTCGACCCCGACCTGTGGCCCCTGCCTCGGCGGGCATATGGGCATTCTGGCTGAAGGCGAAAGATCGATCGCGACTACTAATAGAAATTTTGTCGGGCGAATGGGCCATCCGAAATCAGAAGTTTATCTTTCTAACGTGGCGGTGGCGGCGGCCAGCGCGGTCTTAGGCTTTATCGGCAGTCCCGAAAACCTCTAA
- the leuD gene encoding 3-isopropylmalate dehydratase small subunit has protein sequence MKGQAWKFGNNIDTDLIIPARYLNTSDPAELAQYAMMDADSEWVDKMSKGDFIVAGDNFGCGSSREHAPIALKAVGVSAIIAKSFARIFYRNSINIGLPILEAPQAAEEIKEGDEIEVDLNNGVIRDLTSGKSYKAQPFPEFMQKIITAGGLINYIINKIKTLKLRS, from the coding sequence ATGAAAGGCCAGGCCTGGAAATTCGGCAACAATATCGATACCGACCTGATCATCCCGGCCCGGTATCTCAATACCTCCGACCCGGCGGAGCTGGCGCAATACGCCATGATGGATGCCGACTCGGAATGGGTCGATAAGATGAGCAAAGGCGATTTTATCGTCGCCGGTGATAATTTCGGCTGCGGCTCATCGCGCGAACACGCCCCGATCGCTCTTAAAGCAGTTGGGGTCTCGGCGATCATCGCCAAATCTTTCGCCCGGATCTTTTATCGTAACTCGATCAACATCGGACTGCCCATCCTGGAGGCGCCGCAAGCGGCCGAAGAGATCAAAGAAGGCGACGAGATAGAAGTCGATCTGAACAACGGCGTGATAAGGGATTTAACCTCCGGAAAATCATACAAAGCGCAGCCGTTCCCGGAATTCATGCAAAAAATAATCACAGCGGGCGGGCTGATAAATTACATTATAAACAAGATCAAAACTTTGAAACTGCGATCGTAA
- a CDS encoding type II toxin-antitoxin system RelE/ParE family toxin, with product MFKYHLEITSGAEKELKKYPSKLQDRIIKKILNLEENPRPYGFKKLFGSNNFRVRMGDYRIIYAIDDARRTAKIIDLGHRKDIYR from the coding sequence GTGTTTAAGTACCACCTCGAAATAACATCCGGCGCTGAAAAAGAACTCAAAAAATACCCCTCCAAACTTCAGGACCGGATCATTAAGAAAATATTAAACCTGGAAGAAAACCCTCGGCCTTATGGGTTTAAGAAATTGTTCGGCTCAAATAATTTTCGCGTAAGAATGGGCGATTACAGGATCATTTATGCTATTGATGACGCAAGAAGAACAGCAAAGATCATTGACCTAGGGCATCGGAAAGATATTTATCGCTGA
- the rlmN gene encoding 23S rRNA (adenine(2503)-C(2))-methyltransferase RlmN, with product MENLSELALPELTAATGLKPAAAKKLFRSFHQGFAATSPLAVDREEKSGGVIKTRFRLTDGARIESVFMDWGKDKKFVCVSAQAGCPIGCRFCATGQMGFKRNLTVGEIITQVYYFAKTEKVTNLVFMGMGEPFLNYDRVMNAVKLLNSELGQNIAARKMVVSTIGIVPGIRQFAAELQTLKLAWSLAAPNDQLRHELIPYPGLPSIDETIAAIKDYQKITKQRITIEYVLLKGINDGANDLNELYRISQTLDSHINLIQYNPSPGLPLAAGDVELARARLKGLRANVTIRRSLGREISAACGQLATVMIK from the coding sequence ATGGAAAATTTGTCCGAGCTGGCCCTGCCGGAGCTCACCGCCGCGACCGGGCTTAAGCCGGCGGCGGCCAAGAAACTTTTCCGCTCTTTCCACCAAGGCTTCGCCGCTACTTCGCCGCTGGCCGTTGACCGGGAAGAAAAGTCCGGCGGCGTGATTAAAACCCGCTTCCGCCTGACGGACGGAGCGCGCATCGAATCGGTCTTCATGGACTGGGGAAAAGATAAAAAGTTTGTCTGCGTCTCCGCCCAGGCCGGCTGTCCGATCGGCTGTCGTTTTTGCGCGACCGGCCAGATGGGCTTCAAGCGAAATCTAACGGTTGGCGAGATCATCACCCAGGTCTACTACTTTGCCAAAACCGAGAAAGTAACCAACCTGGTCTTTATGGGGATGGGTGAACCGTTCCTCAATTATGACCGGGTGATGAATGCGGTCAAGCTGTTAAACAGCGAGCTCGGCCAAAATATCGCCGCCCGCAAGATGGTCGTTTCAACCATCGGGATCGTCCCCGGGATCAGGCAGTTCGCGGCCGAACTGCAAACTTTAAAATTAGCCTGGTCGCTCGCCGCCCCAAATGACCAGCTGCGCCACGAACTGATCCCCTATCCCGGCTTGCCGTCAATTGACGAAACAATTGCCGCGATCAAAGATTATCAAAAAATCACCAAGCAGAGAATAACGATCGAATATGTCCTGCTCAAAGGGATAAATGACGGCGCAAACGACCTGAATGAACTATATCGAATTTCGCAAACGCTCGACAGCCACATCAACCTGATCCAGTATAATCCTTCGCCGGGGCTACCCTTGGCGGCCGGGGACGTCGAGCTCGCCCGCGCCCGCCTGAAGGGTCTGCGGGCCAACGTCACTATCCGCCGGAGCCTGGGCAGGGAAATATCAGCCGCCTGTGGCCAGCTTGCCACTGTTATGATAAAATAA